In the genome of Natronomonas salina, the window GAGTTCCTCGACGTGCGCCGTCGCCTGCTCGGACAGCCGGAGTTCGACGGCGTGGGTCACGACGGCGCTGTCGGCGTCGCCCGCGTCGCCGGTCACGCGGTGGAGGTGGCGGGCGAACTCGGCGTCGGTCGTCACGTCGAGTTCCTCGACGCCCGCGTCGGCGTCCCGGAGGCGGTCGCGGGTGAACTCGTGGCCGACGAGTGCCGCGTCGCGGGTCTCAGCGACGTCGTGGGTGCGGACGACGTGGGCGCCGCGCTCGACGGCCATCGAGGTGGCCGCCAGCGAGACCGGGAGGGCGGCCTCGGTCGAGCGGCCGGCGATCTCCCGGAGGAAGTTCTTCCGGTTGATGGAGACGAGCAGCGGGCGGCCGTAGCCGCGGAACTCCCGGAGCCGGCGGAACGTCTCGCGGTCGTCCTCGAGTGTCTTGGCCTCCGACCAGCCGCCGAAGGCCGGGTCGAGGATCGTCTTGTCGGTGAAGCCGTTCAGTTCGAGGGCGTCGTAGATGTCGTCGACCGCCTCGACTGCGCCGGGGCGCTCCAGGTCCGGCGGCGAGGCCATCTTCGCGACCGCCACGTCGTAGTCCGCGCAGACGCGGGGCATCTCGGGGTCCGCGAAGCCGCAGATGTCGTTGACCATGTCGAAGCCGGCGTCCAGCGCGGCCTCGGCGACCTCGTGGTAGCGGGTCTCGATGGACCAGACGGCGTCGCCGGCGGTCGACTCCATCGCCTCGACGGCGGTCTCCAGGCGGTCGAGTTCGCCCTCGGCGGACAGCACCTCGAAGCGCTTGTTCGCCGACTCCAGACCGACGTCGACGATGTCGGCGCCCTCGTCGATCAGCTCCTCATCGACGTAGGCGGCGGCCTCGCCGGGGTCGTCGAAGACGCTCGGGTCGTAGGGGGACTCCGCGGAGACGTTCAGGACGCCCATGATCCGCGGCGGGTGGTCGTCGCCGATGGCGAGCCCGGCGGCGTCTACCGTTCGCATACCCCGCCTCTGGGACCGCGGTGGGTAAAGCCGTCCGGTATCGGCAGCCGCGTTTCGAGCGCCGAACCGGTCCGTGCATACAAGCCGGACCGTCTCGTCCCGGCGGACACGCATGCCCATCGACGAACACCTGGACGTGGGGGAGCTCCAGTCGGAGCTCGGTGGTGCGCTCCGGACCGCCGCGGTGGGCGACGTCGAGAGCGGCGAGTACGAGGTCCGCTACATGCGGCCCGACGTCGAACGGGAGTACAGCCGGGAGACCCAGGACCGCATCTTCGAGAGCCTGGTCTTCGAGTACCTCGGCAGCCCCGCCCGGGAGTCGGACTTCGAGCCGCTCGGCGAACTCCAGTTCACGACCCGCTCCTTCGAGAACGGCCACGTCGTCATGTGCTGGAGCGACGAGACGCTCCTGTTCGTCGCCCTCGACGGGTCCGAGCACTTCGTCCCGGTGACGATGCGGCTGCTCCGCGAACAGGCCGAGCGGCCACCGGTTGCCTCCGCGGACTGACCCCCGACCGGCCGGCGGCCGCGGACGAACGCGCTTATACCGGCCGGATACCAACCCCGCCACATGGGAAAGGTCTCTATCGCGCTGCGGGGGTGGCGCTTCGACGAGGAGGAGGTCTTCGACGAGGACGACCAGATCCGGCCGCTCGAGGAGATGAGCGAGGAGACGCGGGAGCGGCTCATCCGGCTCCGCGTCGTCGCCGGCGAACCGTGCGACTGCTGTTACCTCCTCTCGGAGTCGAAGGCCGACTGCAACGTCGCCCGCATCGTCTACGGCGAACCGCTCTCCGAGGTGCTGCTCTGCCCGGAGCACGAACCCGACTTCCTCTACTGGTTCCGCGAGGACGGCGGCAGCCGCGAGAAGGGCGAGTCCCACTTCGCAGACGTCTTCCACGAGTGGTTCGCCGCCGGCAACCGGGCGCCGGAGGGCTACGGCGGGATGGACCACGTCGACACCGAACCCGACCGGGTGCCGGCCCCCGACATGGGCGAGAACGTCCCCGAACTGGAGGAGGCCCTGGAGGACCTCGACGACGAGGACCTCGACGTCCTCGGGACCGACTACTCCGACGTGACGTAAGATGCCGCAGATCGCAGTCGCCGTCGTCGGCGCCGAGACGCCCGGCAACGTCGGCACCATCGCCCGGTCGATGAAGAACTTCGGGCTGACGGACCTCTACCTCGTCGACCCGCCCGAACTCGACCCGGAGGGCGAGGCCTACGGCTTCGCCGGCCACGCCCGCGAGGACGTCCTCCCGAACGCGACGACGGTCGACTTCGAGTACCTCGTCGAGAACTTCTACACCGTCGCCTGCACCGCGATCACCAACGAGGACGCGACCAAGCACGTCCGCT includes:
- the folP gene encoding dihydropteroate synthase; translated protein: MRTVDAAGLAIGDDHPPRIMGVLNVSAESPYDPSVFDDPGEAAAYVDEELIDEGADIVDVGLESANKRFEVLSAEGELDRLETAVEAMESTAGDAVWSIETRYHEVAEAALDAGFDMVNDICGFADPEMPRVCADYDVAVAKMASPPDLERPGAVEAVDDIYDALELNGFTDKTILDPAFGGWSEAKTLEDDRETFRRLREFRGYGRPLLVSINRKNFLREIAGRSTEAALPVSLAATSMAVERGAHVVRTHDVAETRDAALVGHEFTRDRLRDADAGVEELDVTTDAEFARHLHRVTGDAGDADSAVVTHAVELRLSEQATAHVEELASETDVRVFRGDSALLVGTAEGFRALRESATPEHPTVDRALARVCDDLA